In the Diachasmimorpha longicaudata isolate KC_UGA_2023 chromosome 1, iyDiaLong2, whole genome shotgun sequence genome, one interval contains:
- the LOC135168763 gene encoding uncharacterized protein LOC135168763 isoform X1 yields MRRPGHETIVIVYLIIVTVTAGAKDCDKGWEKVEGVKPETFTAVKTLYVGKNSQGIVTICFDRCLNSTNCTSFLIDFDRSVCTSIKSMSDDFEPADNFTLYQKICLKVPPACSTNRLWQVERTLGAVLIDTRYLSPPEVFSRSQCYQNCIDAAPNCKSAQFRTSHPLAVGDTKGLCTLLTIERSVRPQSYRASMYRDEYLEPQCHNLSSQDFCSYAEIHNQTLPYADLKIQGLDAKQCEARCNASGDGFICRAFTLANSTGRGENSSTCLLHSHDTISTGVSALVKRPHVIYKEREPCLDFKVSCTNDSLVIELETQEPFTGRLYASGYSETCDVQGIGKNKTVLTLEIPEEKELDRGNVNCGITPAYAMESDNQTRVAIWVTLVVQFNPIIQRLGDQSVRVGCTLDSGEVPLPRNVTVETGYGFSSPDAGVPPLTATIFNTTSPPVLVMKIVDENMNEISFADLGQRLVLRIEIYPPNGPYDISVRHLVASSASGDQSILLLDEIGCPVDTQVFPVMTKDTHDNKSLISTFTAFKFPRSSRVKFNAVVKFCMNECEPTKCRNSMISYGRRKRSVNEVIPLEIPQDPALEELPLDTSIIVRDASIVAVPLRSGNKPDTVLIAGDQSQDRLLCVEAALALGLLILWLIVQILLTISCIYVIRRYRRLARKAEEDRADVLARHLYGIHGGNFEIARRVRWADHNGSSIS; encoded by the exons ATGCGAAGGCCAGGGCACGAGACTATCGTTATAGTTTACCTGATAATTGTCACTGTTACGG CAGGGGCTAAGGACTGTGACAAGGGATGGGAGAAAGTTGAGGGGGTGAAACCGGAGACATTTACCGCGGTGAAGACGCTCTATGTAGGGAAAAACTCCCAGGGAATAGTTACAATTTGTTTTGACAG ATGTTTGAACTCGACCAACTGCACGTCATTCCTGATAGACTTCGACCGGAGTGTCTGCACTAGTATAAAATCCATGAGTGATGACTTTGAGCCAGCGGATAATTTCACTCTCTACCAGAAAATATGTTTGAaag TGCCCCCGGCATGCAGTACGAACAGGCTGTGGCAAGTGGAAAGGACCTTGGGCGCGGTGTTGATTGATACGAGGTATCTCTCACCACCGGAAGTTTTTTCACGGAGTCAGTGCTACCAGAACTGTATTGATGCAG CTCCGAACTGCAAATCCGCGCAATTTCGAACGAGTCATCCTCTGGCTGTGGGTGATACCAAGGGTCTGTGCACATTGCTAACTATCGAGAGAAGCGTCCGACCGCAGTCCTATAGAGCATCGATGTACCGGGATGAATATTTGGAGCCTCAGTGTCACAATTTAT CGAGTCAGGACTTTTGCTCTTACGCAGAAATTCATAATCAAACTTTGCCGTATGCGGACTTGAAGATCCAAGGACTTGATGCAAAACAG TGTGAAGCACGATGTAACGCCAGTGGAGATGGATTCATCTGCCGAGCTTTCACACTCGCTAACTCAACGGGTCGAGGGGAAAATTCTTCAACATGTTTGCTGCATTCTCATGATACGATAAGCACAGGCGTCAGTGCGCTCGTAAAGAGGCCACATGTAATCTATAAAGAACGAGAGCCCTGTTTGGACT TTAAAGTCTCCTGCACGAACGATAGTTTAGTTATAGAATTAGAGACTCAAGAACCATTTACGGGACGTCTCTACGCAAGTGGTTACAGTGAGACTTGCGACGTTCAAGGGatcggaaaaaataaaactgttcTGACACTGGAAATTCCGGAAGAAAAGGAATTGGACAGAGGAAACGTCAACTGTGGGATCACACCCGCTTATGCGATGGAATCAGATAACCA GACACGAGTGGCCATCTGGGTGACCCTTGTCGTACAATTTAATCCGATAATACAACGACTTGGTGATCAATCCGTGCGAGTTGGTTGCACATTGGACAGTGGAGAAGTACCATTGCCCAGGAATGTCACTGTGGAGACGGGCTACGGATTCTCAAGTCCTGA TGCTGGAGTTCCCCCCCTGACTGCAACAATATTCAACACGACTTCCCCTCCAGTTCTTGTGATGAAGATTGTTGATGAAAACATGAATGAAATTTCCTTCGCGGATTTGGGACAGCGTCTGGTGTTAAGGATAGAAATTTACCCTCCAAATG GGCCTTACGACATCAGCGTTAGACACCTGGTAGCCAGTAGTGCCTCTGGAGACCAGTCTATTCTCCTCTTGGACGAAATTGGCTGTCCCGTGGATACTCAAGTATTTCCCGTCATGACTAAAGATACACACGACAACAAGTCGCTGATTTCAACCTTCACTGCCTTCAAATTTCCAAGGAGCTCTCGCGTTAAGTTCAATGCAGTCGTCAAGTTCTGCATGAATGAATGTGAACcg ACGAAGTGTCGGAACTCAATGATATCATACGGAAGACGCAAACGGTCGGTTAACGAAGTCATTCCTCTGGAAATCCCTCAGGATCCAGCCCTGGAGGAACTCCCTCTGGACACCTCCATTATAGTAAGAGATGCGTCTATTGTTGCTGTACCTCTGCGATCTGGTAATAAACCAGATACAGTCTTAATCGCTGGAGATC AATCTCAGGATCGACTACTGTGTGTGGAGGCGGCTCTCGCCCTAGGCCTCTTAATACTCTGGCTCATAGTACAAATCCTATTGACGATCAGCTGCATTTACG
- the LOC135168763 gene encoding uncharacterized protein LOC135168763 isoform X2 produces the protein MRRPGHETIVIVYLIIVTVTGAKDCDKGWEKVEGVKPETFTAVKTLYVGKNSQGIVTICFDRCLNSTNCTSFLIDFDRSVCTSIKSMSDDFEPADNFTLYQKICLKVPPACSTNRLWQVERTLGAVLIDTRYLSPPEVFSRSQCYQNCIDAAPNCKSAQFRTSHPLAVGDTKGLCTLLTIERSVRPQSYRASMYRDEYLEPQCHNLSSQDFCSYAEIHNQTLPYADLKIQGLDAKQCEARCNASGDGFICRAFTLANSTGRGENSSTCLLHSHDTISTGVSALVKRPHVIYKEREPCLDFKVSCTNDSLVIELETQEPFTGRLYASGYSETCDVQGIGKNKTVLTLEIPEEKELDRGNVNCGITPAYAMESDNQTRVAIWVTLVVQFNPIIQRLGDQSVRVGCTLDSGEVPLPRNVTVETGYGFSSPDAGVPPLTATIFNTTSPPVLVMKIVDENMNEISFADLGQRLVLRIEIYPPNGPYDISVRHLVASSASGDQSILLLDEIGCPVDTQVFPVMTKDTHDNKSLISTFTAFKFPRSSRVKFNAVVKFCMNECEPTKCRNSMISYGRRKRSVNEVIPLEIPQDPALEELPLDTSIIVRDASIVAVPLRSGNKPDTVLIAGDQSQDRLLCVEAALALGLLILWLIVQILLTISCIYVIRRYRRLARKAEEDRADVLARHLYGIHGGNFEIARRVRWADHNGSSIS, from the exons ATGCGAAGGCCAGGGCACGAGACTATCGTTATAGTTTACCTGATAATTGTCACTGTTACGG GGGCTAAGGACTGTGACAAGGGATGGGAGAAAGTTGAGGGGGTGAAACCGGAGACATTTACCGCGGTGAAGACGCTCTATGTAGGGAAAAACTCCCAGGGAATAGTTACAATTTGTTTTGACAG ATGTTTGAACTCGACCAACTGCACGTCATTCCTGATAGACTTCGACCGGAGTGTCTGCACTAGTATAAAATCCATGAGTGATGACTTTGAGCCAGCGGATAATTTCACTCTCTACCAGAAAATATGTTTGAaag TGCCCCCGGCATGCAGTACGAACAGGCTGTGGCAAGTGGAAAGGACCTTGGGCGCGGTGTTGATTGATACGAGGTATCTCTCACCACCGGAAGTTTTTTCACGGAGTCAGTGCTACCAGAACTGTATTGATGCAG CTCCGAACTGCAAATCCGCGCAATTTCGAACGAGTCATCCTCTGGCTGTGGGTGATACCAAGGGTCTGTGCACATTGCTAACTATCGAGAGAAGCGTCCGACCGCAGTCCTATAGAGCATCGATGTACCGGGATGAATATTTGGAGCCTCAGTGTCACAATTTAT CGAGTCAGGACTTTTGCTCTTACGCAGAAATTCATAATCAAACTTTGCCGTATGCGGACTTGAAGATCCAAGGACTTGATGCAAAACAG TGTGAAGCACGATGTAACGCCAGTGGAGATGGATTCATCTGCCGAGCTTTCACACTCGCTAACTCAACGGGTCGAGGGGAAAATTCTTCAACATGTTTGCTGCATTCTCATGATACGATAAGCACAGGCGTCAGTGCGCTCGTAAAGAGGCCACATGTAATCTATAAAGAACGAGAGCCCTGTTTGGACT TTAAAGTCTCCTGCACGAACGATAGTTTAGTTATAGAATTAGAGACTCAAGAACCATTTACGGGACGTCTCTACGCAAGTGGTTACAGTGAGACTTGCGACGTTCAAGGGatcggaaaaaataaaactgttcTGACACTGGAAATTCCGGAAGAAAAGGAATTGGACAGAGGAAACGTCAACTGTGGGATCACACCCGCTTATGCGATGGAATCAGATAACCA GACACGAGTGGCCATCTGGGTGACCCTTGTCGTACAATTTAATCCGATAATACAACGACTTGGTGATCAATCCGTGCGAGTTGGTTGCACATTGGACAGTGGAGAAGTACCATTGCCCAGGAATGTCACTGTGGAGACGGGCTACGGATTCTCAAGTCCTGA TGCTGGAGTTCCCCCCCTGACTGCAACAATATTCAACACGACTTCCCCTCCAGTTCTTGTGATGAAGATTGTTGATGAAAACATGAATGAAATTTCCTTCGCGGATTTGGGACAGCGTCTGGTGTTAAGGATAGAAATTTACCCTCCAAATG GGCCTTACGACATCAGCGTTAGACACCTGGTAGCCAGTAGTGCCTCTGGAGACCAGTCTATTCTCCTCTTGGACGAAATTGGCTGTCCCGTGGATACTCAAGTATTTCCCGTCATGACTAAAGATACACACGACAACAAGTCGCTGATTTCAACCTTCACTGCCTTCAAATTTCCAAGGAGCTCTCGCGTTAAGTTCAATGCAGTCGTCAAGTTCTGCATGAATGAATGTGAACcg ACGAAGTGTCGGAACTCAATGATATCATACGGAAGACGCAAACGGTCGGTTAACGAAGTCATTCCTCTGGAAATCCCTCAGGATCCAGCCCTGGAGGAACTCCCTCTGGACACCTCCATTATAGTAAGAGATGCGTCTATTGTTGCTGTACCTCTGCGATCTGGTAATAAACCAGATACAGTCTTAATCGCTGGAGATC AATCTCAGGATCGACTACTGTGTGTGGAGGCGGCTCTCGCCCTAGGCCTCTTAATACTCTGGCTCATAGTACAAATCCTATTGACGATCAGCTGCATTTACG